A DNA window from Plasmodium vinckei vinckei genome assembly, chromosome: PVVCY_02 contains the following coding sequences:
- a CDS encoding lysophospholipase, putative — MEEIELNNDELRNTKCNLDGDPKVGWLCNKNGLLLKTYGWLVKNAIGIILLIHGLKSHTRLTFMRMNIKFPNDSEELVVDNDSYYIYKDSWIENFNKNGYSVYGLDLQGHGESETWKNVRGDFSSFDDLVDDVIQYMNQIQDEISNDNQTNGESYDIVSTKKKRLPMYIVGHSMGGTIGLRVLQLLNKEKEYKVDSGESSNYKKCSVMLDNPTNANEIDNDMYDMNSSKNDDPCTSSASTFATTNAIASTSSKCEGHHNYLDKFNIKGCVTLSGMMIIKILWNIGLNSFKYFYLPIMSFLACLAPNKIISSEMRYKKSEYIDTICKYDKFRNNIGLKFRCVSELIKGTLALDSNINYMPKDVPLLFVHSKDDTVCCFKGAHSFYNKVDVCKKEFHAVEDMHHAITVEPGNEKIIKIVMDWICNLGKNGQDEIGDEKENEI, encoded by the coding sequence atgGAAGAAattgaattaaataatgatgaattAAGAAATACAAAATGCAATTTAGATGGTGATCCTAAAGTAGGTTGGctatgtaataaaaatggcttacttttaaaaacatatggGTGGTTAGTTAAAAATGCTATAggaattatattattaatacatGGATTAAAATCTCATACTAGACTAACTTTTATGagaatgaatataaaatttccAAATGATAGTGAAGAGTTAGTAGTAGACAATGATAGttactatatttataaagatAGCTGGAtcgaaaattttaataaaaatggttaTTCAGTATATGGACTAGACTTGCAAGGGCATGGTGAATCAGAAACATGGAAAAATGTTAGAGGCGATTTTAGTTCTTTTGATGATCTAGTTGATGATGTAATACAATATATGAATCAAATTCAAGATGAAATCTCAAATGATAATCAAACAAATGGCGAATCATATGATATAGTAtcaactaaaaaaaaaagacttCCTATGTATATTGTTGGACATTCAATGGGAGGGACTATTGGTTTAAGAGTATTgcaattattaaataaagaaaaagaatataaggTTGATTCTGGAGAGTCAAGtaactataaaaaatgtagcgTCATGTTGGACAACCCTACTAATGCTAATGAAATTGACAATGATATGTATGATATGAATAGTTCTAAAAATGACGATCCGTGCACTTCTAGTGCTAGTACCTTTGCTACGACAAATGCTATTGCTAGTACTAGTAGTAAATGTGAAGGACAccataattatttagatAAATTCAATATTAAAGGTTGCGTAACTTTATCTGGtatgatgataataaaaatactatGGAATATTGGACTCAATTCATTtaagtatttttatttacctaTAATGAGCTTCTTGGCTTGTCTCGCGcctaataaaataatttcgtCAGAAATGCGTTATAAAAAGTCCGAATATATTGATACAATATGTAAGTATGATAAATTTCGAAATAACATTGGATTAAAATTTAGATGTGTATCTGAACTTATAAAAGGAACGCTTGCATTGGAtagtaatattaattatatgccAAAAGATGttcctttattatttgtgcATTCAAAAGATGATACTGTTTGTTGTTTTAAAGGGGCACATTcgttttataataaagtaGATGTTTGTAAAAAAGAATTCCATGCTGTTGAAGATATGCATCATGCTATAACGGTCGAGCCaggaaatgaaaaaattataaaaatagttatgGATTGGATTTGTAATTTGGGAAAGAATGGTCAAGACGAAATAGGagatgaaaaagaaaatgaaatataa